ACCCAAGAGAAGTCTAGAATGGAGGCCTCTTTCCAAGCAGACAAACGGAAGAtgaagcaggagctggaggagatgcaGGAAAAAATGGAGGAGGCACATAGGCAACACCAGGCAGAGTTCCACGCTTTACAGGAGCAGCTTGCGGAGAGCAAGGCCCGTGTCATCATGCAGCAGCACGAGCGGGAGCAGGAACAGGCAGACCATGTCCATATGCTCCGTGAGCTCCAGAAGCTCcttcaggaggagaggagtcaGAGGCAGGATGCCGAGCTCAAACTGGAGGATGCCAGGCAGACCTTGGTGGAAACCATGCAGGCCATAGACCGAGGGCTGGATTATGAGGAGCAGCTGAGGGAGATTACTCGGGAGTGTGAAACACTTAGAAAAAGCCTACAGGCTGCAGAGGCTGAGAGGAGCAAGCCTGACCCAcgggtggaggagctgcagcaagAGATTGGCGATCTCAAAGCACACTTCAACCAGCAGCTTCAGCAGGAAATTAGGAAGGTGTGGATTTACTGTGTCATACATAAATCTGACTGTATAACTGTGAAGCTCTATGGCCtaatttatttagtttgcaAAGATCTTGaatttaaattcagttaaattcattcaaatttaaattgaattgaatttatGATCAGTTAAAAATGTGCTTCAGCATGTTTTGTCCTGTTCTATACAACATTTCTTTGTGCAAAATATTAGTAGAGATTACATTACATGCCTTTTCACTAAAGGAAGAAGGCTATACTGTAGGACAAATCCTAAACCATTTTACACTAAATAAGAAAAGTGAAATGCACTCAAGATTCATGTGTTCTATATTCACATGTCTTTCCAGGTCGCTCAGGCAGAAGAGCGTTTGCGAGAGCAGGTACAGTTGGAAGAGGGGAGAGTGGCCAGTCTAGAAGAGAGAGTCTCTGAGCTTTCAGAGCTGCTGGGTACTTGTGAAAAAGCCAGGCAAAAGGACCAACAGAATGCTCAGAGACTACGGGAGCGCATCCTTCAGCTAGATACAGAGAACAAAACCCTAGCCATCGCAGCCAGCAccaggccagctgtgtcagACCTCGGCCTCGATGAAGCGAACATGGATGTGAACATGCTAAAGGACAAACTGGAGAAGGTGAAGATGATGCTGCAGCTGGCCGTGCAGCGATCTCAAGACCAGACGATGGAGATTGAGAAGCTGATGGAGGGAGACATCGGACAAGGCAGCGAGGCATCGGATGGCGAGAAGGCCTCTGCGCTTTATTACCAGCAAGAGCTGCGGCAGCTGAAGGAGGAATTTGAGCGCTACAAAATGAGAGCACAGGTAGTTTTGAAGAACAAGAATGTCAAGGACGGCAGCCAAGCCAGAGAACTCGAGGAGGCCCGGGACCAGCTGGCCGAGCTGAAAGAGAAGTACATCAACCTGCGCATCCAGGCTGATGAGGCGGAGGCGCAGCACAAGCATCAGCTGGAGGATCGGCAGCAGAGCCTGACTGTTCTTCAGCAGGCCCATaaacaggagctggagaagctgGAGGCTCAGCACAGGGACAGCTTCTTGCTCCTGGAGGAAGAGCTGCACAAGCAGCGGGACCGCACCATGGCTCTGCTTGCCGAGAAGGACCTGGAGCTGGAGCAAGTCCGAGCTGCTACGACGGCCGGCCTTGGAGGCCATCGAGGGTGGGGCACGAGCGATGGTGGCGCAGAGAGAGGAGGTAAGGTGGAAAGGGACGACACTGCAGGCAGCGTTCCggcagatggagagagcgagatcATCGCCCATGCGCTGAAGCTAGTTGGGCCAAACGAGCCTACCATGCTGCTGTATGCCGAGCAGCTGGCTCGGAAGGAGGTGGAGATCACTGCCCTGCGCAAGCAGAAGCATCGGATGGAGGAAGATGTTCGTCAGCTGCAAGGAAAGTTGATTGCTAACAGTGAGAGACATGAAGAGGAAGTAGCCAAGCTACAAGCACAGCTAGACAAGTGCGTGCGCGACCAGGGCAGAGATGGAGCTAACTTGGAGTACCTTAAGAATGTCATCTATAGGTTCCTCACGCTCCAGGACTTCAGAGGGCGCCAGCAAACGCTCACAGCCATCTTGACCATCCTCCACTTTAGCCCTCAAGAAAAGCAGGCTGTTGTGAAGCAGCAAACACAGAACTGGTGGACAGGTGGAATGAGATGATATGAAGTCAGTGACAGTTAGAAAGGCAGatagattatttattttgtaattaattaattagtttttCAAGACTACAGTTTTCTATCTTGAGGTTTATGAAAGTTTATaatagttctttttttaaaccttaattactgtttttgttctgttaaaGCTTGCAATCATTAAATTTGTGTGGCCTTTTGCATTCCAGGTGAATACTTATTTCAGATCTCTACTAACTAAACAAGTTGACATTTGGTAGGAGGTATTTTCAGGAGGAGAGACATTTGGTAGGAGAGGActattattttgtttacttataCAAGATCAGCACATCCTTGTTCCCTAAGGAGAAATGTAACCACTACCTTTTAAACTTGTATGGAAGCATGTAATTAATTCCACAAATATTAACACCAAAGAAGGCAGTCAGCTAATTTGCTGTTTGCAATAATGTATGAACCTCAGTTAgacaatataaaatgaaaaataaaaatctgtaaataatGCAGATTTTTGTACccactgtttttgttcttaaacCTTGTATAGTTTCTCTACATTTCCATGCATATTACTATTCAGATGGTCATGATTGTAATATTAGGATTGAAGACCCACTGCACTGCAAAGTGTAGCCTTggtataatgttaatgtttccCCTGGCTAGTTAAAATCGGTTAATTATTATAAAGCTGTTTATGATGATAAGCATGTAAAGGGTGGAAAACAAgctgttcagtgtttttgcCTTCTGACTCTGTTATGTGATTGTTTAGTAATTCTGTCAATTCAGTCTTTGTTTCTTCACATtttgaattctttttttaattaattacaccAAGACCACTACAATCACAACACCCAACACACGCTTATGTCAGTCAACTTTTCCTGTGACTACTGCTGATCAGATGAACTAATGAAAACATTACTGCAGATTTCAATCAGTTTTGGAATAGTAAGGCATTCACTTAAGCAAACAGACAATACAAAGTTTACAAAgcaatatgtataaataaattataacatttatgtAAACAGGAATATTAGGGTAACCAGTGTGTTGAAATAATTTAATCCTACCTTACATAAATTGGCCACATTTGTATTATTGTATGCATGGAAACATAGCCAGGGATGAGCTGTTAATGACTTCTGTTGAAACCCTGCAGCTTTTTCAGAtctaaaaatgtctttttgtggAAAGTAACTATTAACTTTATATTTGATAGTTTTTCAACTTTCAATAAATGGATCATGTATCTaatcaaatgtatatttttgacttcgattaaaaataaaattattctcTTAAGGATAAAGGAGTCAGA
This region of Electrophorus electricus isolate fEleEle1 chromosome 2, fEleEle1.pri, whole genome shotgun sequence genomic DNA includes:
- the gcc1 gene encoding GRIP and coiled-coil domain-containing protein 1, translated to MEKFGMSFGGGPSKKELLDTIEAQKTQLIHYQTRLKDVVRAYKSLLKEKEALEASLTVLTASQEVNLISNVPSSGGCSVHTECPVPSELVDDHCSQHSEDSLDTAASVDTATSVTSNSTKGDPAEEDQSSSGEGPILQQSEEASGSESGVSSSSSAGMEQPVALAEADRRVIQLKTQLSTLTTSLATVTQEKSRMEASFQADKRKMKQELEEMQEKMEEAHRQHQAEFHALQEQLAESKARVIMQQHEREQEQADHVHMLRELQKLLQEERSQRQDAELKLEDARQTLVETMQAIDRGLDYEEQLREITRECETLRKSLQAAEAERSKPDPRVEELQQEIGDLKAHFNQQLQQEIRKVAQAEERLREQVQLEEGRVASLEERVSELSELLGTCEKARQKDQQNAQRLRERILQLDTENKTLAIAASTRPAVSDLGLDEANMDVNMLKDKLEKVKMMLQLAVQRSQDQTMEIEKLMEGDIGQGSEASDGEKASALYYQQELRQLKEEFERYKMRAQVVLKNKNVKDGSQARELEEARDQLAELKEKYINLRIQADEAEAQHKHQLEDRQQSLTVLQQAHKQELEKLEAQHRDSFLLLEEELHKQRDRTMALLAEKDLELEQVRAATTAGLGGHRGWGTSDGGAERGGKVERDDTAGSVPADGESEIIAHALKLVGPNEPTMLLYAEQLARKEVEITALRKQKHRMEEDVRQLQGKLIANSERHEEEVAKLQAQLDKCVRDQGRDGANLEYLKNVIYRFLTLQDFRGRQQTLTAILTILHFSPQEKQAVVKQQTQNWWTGGMR